GCTATTGTGAATAGATATATAACTTATGATCATAAAGAAGACAGCGAAGAAATTAATGTAAGTAAAACTTTAAAGCCAGCAATACAATATATATATAACAATAAAAGTGAAAATATATCAATGGAAAGTATGGCTAAGTTATGCCATGTTAGTTCAAGTTATTTTAGCAGACTATTTTCAAAAGAAATAGGTGAAAATTTTTCAACATATATATCAAAGCTTAAGATTAAATGGGCAAAAGCTCTTTTAGAAGAAACTGATATGACAATAAATGAAATCAGTGATGAACTTGGATTTAGCGAGTCTGGATACTTTATAAAGATATTTAAAAAATATGAAGGTGTAACCCCAAATTTATACAAGAAACATCTTAGGTAATAGATAAATTGAATTTGTTAAAAAAATTTCGAAAAGTACATAAATTCCAATTATATAATTTTAGTTCAAAAAATTACGGTTTTAAATCGTAATTTATTAACATCTATGTCCAATGTATTTTTGGGAAAACGGTATTATAATTAAGTTAACTTAAAAAATAATATCACTACAAAATACAAAGGAGAGATTAATATGAGAAAAGCATTTATATGTCCTACAAAATATGTACAAGGTCAAGATGAGTTATTAAATTTAGGGTACTTCATAAAAGTATTTGGGGATTCAGCTTTATTAATCGCACATAAAGATGATATAGAACGTGTTAAAGATAAATTAGATTCAACTGCTAAAAAATTTGGGGTAACTTTTGTTGAAAGTAACTTCAAAGGAGAATGTTCAAGAGAAGAAGTAGAAAGATTACAAGAGTTAGCTAAAAAGAATAAATGTGCATGTACAATTGGTCTAGGTGGAGGTAAAGCAATAGACACTGCTAAGTGTGTAGCTCAAGGAGATAACTTAATAATAGTTCCAACTATAGCTGCAACAGATGCACCTACAAGTCATTCAGCAGTATTATATACACCAGATGGAGCATTTGATGATTATGCATATTTCAAGCAAAGCCCAAGTGTAGTTTTAGTTGATACTACAGTTATAGCTAAAGCACCAACTAGATTCTTAGTTTCAGGAATGGGAGATGCTTTATCAACTTACTTTGAAGCAAGAGCAACAGCTAGTTCATATTCAAATGTAAATGCAGGATTACCTTGTGGTTACAGAGAAGGGTCGTGCGGAGAAGCTAAGGGAACTAATACAGCATTAGCTTTAGCAAAATTATGTTATGAAACTCTAATAAATGATGGAGTTAAAGCAAAAGTATCATCAGATTGTAACTTAGTTACTCCAGCTTTAGAAAACATAATTGAGACAAATATTCTTTTATCTGGACTTGGATTTGAAAGTGGAGGATTAGCAGCAGCTCATGCTATACATGATGGACTTACTATATTAGAAGGAACACATAAATACTTCCATGGTGAAAAAGTTGCATTTGGAACAATAGCACAATTAGTTTTAGAAAATGCACCTAAAGAAGAAATAGAAGAAGTATTAGAATTTTGCTTACAAGTAGGGCTTCCTGTTTGTCTAGAAGATATAGGGGTAGAAACTATTACTGAAGAAGAATTAAAAGAAGTGGCTGAGAAAGCATGCATTAAAGAAGAATCTAT
The nucleotide sequence above comes from Paraclostridium bifermentans. Encoded proteins:
- a CDS encoding glycerol dehydrogenase, coding for MRKAFICPTKYVQGQDELLNLGYFIKVFGDSALLIAHKDDIERVKDKLDSTAKKFGVTFVESNFKGECSREEVERLQELAKKNKCACTIGLGGGKAIDTAKCVAQGDNLIIVPTIAATDAPTSHSAVLYTPDGAFDDYAYFKQSPSVVLVDTTVIAKAPTRFLVSGMGDALSTYFEARATASSYSNVNAGLPCGYREGSCGEAKGTNTALALAKLCYETLINDGVKAKVSSDCNLVTPALENIIETNILLSGLGFESGGLAAAHAIHDGLTILEGTHKYFHGEKVAFGTIAQLVLENAPKEEIEEVLEFCLQVGLPVCLEDIGVETITEEELKEVAEKACIKEESIYSMPFPINVDEVAAAIITADSIGKNYKNR